A window of Ignavibacteriales bacterium contains these coding sequences:
- the pseB gene encoding UDP-N-acetylglucosamine 4,6-dehydratase (inverting) encodes MDGKTILITGGTGSFGKKFIETVLKRYNPKKIIIYSRDELKQFEMQQDPKFKKDSVLMRYFIGDVREAKRLTRAMEEVDIVVHAAALKQVPAAEYNPFEAVKTNIIGGQNVIDACFESGVKKVIALSTDKAAAPINLYGATKLTSDKLFTAANNYKGKHDIKFSVVRYGNVMGSRGSVIPFFIEKKSSGVLPITDKRMTRFNITLQEGVDFVSQCFDKMWGGELFVPKIPSFNILDLARAIAPDCKIQEVGIRPGEKIHEEMITEADALNTIEFEKYFVILPSVQLGDNEQLKLWNTEKFRIASSGKAGKFCEYGFKYNSGTNEWFLSVSELQQLIKTNVIGEQ; translated from the coding sequence ATGGACGGTAAAACTATTCTTATAACAGGTGGAACCGGTTCTTTCGGTAAGAAGTTTATTGAGACTGTTCTTAAACGCTACAATCCGAAAAAAATAATTATTTACAGCAGAGATGAACTGAAGCAATTTGAAATGCAGCAAGATCCGAAATTTAAAAAAGACAGTGTGCTAATGCGTTATTTTATCGGCGATGTTCGCGAAGCAAAGAGATTAACGCGTGCAATGGAAGAGGTAGATATAGTTGTTCATGCAGCTGCACTCAAACAAGTTCCAGCAGCAGAGTACAATCCGTTTGAGGCGGTAAAGACAAATATCATCGGCGGACAAAATGTAATTGATGCTTGCTTTGAAAGCGGAGTTAAAAAAGTTATTGCCCTTAGCACTGATAAAGCCGCCGCACCAATAAATCTTTATGGTGCAACTAAATTGACATCCGATAAACTTTTTACTGCTGCTAACAATTATAAAGGCAAACACGATATAAAATTTTCCGTGGTCCGTTATGGAAATGTTATGGGAAGCCGCGGTTCTGTTATTCCATTTTTCATTGAGAAGAAAAGTTCAGGTGTTCTCCCGATTACTGATAAAAGAATGACGCGTTTTAATATTACACTTCAGGAAGGTGTAGATTTTGTATCGCAATGCTTCGATAAAATGTGGGGCGGAGAACTATTTGTTCCGAAAATTCCTTCCTTCAATATTTTAGATTTAGCTAGGGCAATCGCACCCGATTGTAAAATCCAGGAAGTGGGAATTCGTCCCGGCGAAAAGATACACGAAGAAATGATAACTGAGGCGGATGCTCTAAACACAATAGAATTTGAAAAGTATTTTGTTATTCTTCCTTCCGTCCAACTTGGCGATAATGAACAGTTAAAACTTTGGAATACTGAAAAATTCCGGATTGCAAGCAGTGGTAAAGCCGGAAAGTTTTGCGAATACGGTTTCAAATATAACAGCGGAACAAACGAATGGTTTCTTTCAGTCTCAGAATTGCAACAACTTATCAAAACAAATGTGATCGGTGAGCAATAA
- the pseC gene encoding UDP-4-amino-4,6-dideoxy-N-acetyl-beta-L-altrosamine transaminase — protein sequence MKKPTTDNQQPITKHFSYGQQSIDDFDVQAVVETLKSDWLTQGPTIQKFEQALNNRFGGKFASVVSNGTAGLHLIALGLGWKKDDVVITSPITFLASANCAVYVGATPDFVDIDESSYTLDPNELEWKLKQYSTQNRKVKAVVAVDYAGHPCDWSALKTLQEKYEFQLVNDYCHALGAEYKDEIQYAPKYADAVNLSFHPVKHITTGEGGAVLTNNESLDNKIKTLRTHGMTKDESVLEKNDGPWYYEMHEPGFNYRITDFQCALGISQLRKLELNIGRRREIAEYYDKIFGKDDRFIIPKVSEFAKHAYHLYPLQINFNELKISKKNYFLKLKEKNINCQVHYVPVHLQPFYRKNFGFNAHDFPVAEKFYERELSIPMYPALTEEDLEYISNTIIETLDKIK from the coding sequence ATGAAAAAACCGACAACCGATAACCAACAACCGATCACAAAACACTTCTCCTACGGGCAGCAATCAATTGATGATTTCGATGTTCAAGCAGTTGTAGAAACTCTCAAATCCGATTGGCTTACTCAAGGACCAACAATTCAGAAGTTCGAGCAAGCGCTAAATAATAGGTTCGGGGGAAAATTTGCTTCTGTAGTTTCGAACGGAACTGCCGGACTCCATTTAATCGCTTTAGGATTGGGTTGGAAAAAAGATGATGTTGTAATCACTTCACCAATTACATTTTTAGCAAGTGCAAATTGTGCTGTATACGTTGGTGCCACGCCCGATTTCGTTGACATAGATGAATCCTCATACACACTTGACCCGAATGAACTTGAATGGAAGCTTAAACAATACTCAACACAAAACAGAAAAGTAAAAGCAGTTGTTGCCGTTGATTATGCCGGCCATCCATGCGATTGGAGCGCATTAAAAACATTACAAGAAAAATATGAATTCCAACTTGTTAATGATTATTGCCACGCTCTCGGCGCTGAATACAAAGATGAAATTCAGTACGCACCAAAATATGCTGACGCTGTTAATCTTAGTTTTCATCCGGTAAAACATATTACTACAGGCGAAGGCGGAGCCGTTCTAACTAATAACGAATCGCTTGATAATAAAATAAAAACTCTCCGCACTCACGGAATGACGAAAGATGAATCTGTTCTCGAAAAGAATGACGGACCATGGTATTATGAAATGCATGAACCCGGATTTAACTACCGCATCACTGATTTTCAATGTGCACTTGGAATAAGCCAATTAAGAAAGTTAGAGCTTAATATCGGAAGGCGGAGAGAAATTGCCGAATACTATGATAAGATTTTCGGAAAGGATGATCGTTTTATTATCCCAAAAGTTTCCGAATTTGCAAAACACGCGTATCATCTTTATCCTCTTCAGATAAATTTTAACGAGTTAAAAATTTCCAAGAAGAATTATTTTTTAAAATTGAAAGAGAAAAACATCAATTGCCAGGTGCATTATGTTCCTGTACATCTTCAACCATTTTATCGAAAGAACTTTGGATTCAACGCCCATGATTTTCCTGTCGCAGAGAAATTTTATGAACGTGAGCTATCTATACCGATGTATCCCGCTCTAACAGAAGAAGATCTTGAATATATTTCAAATACAATTATCGAAACACTTGATAAGATAAAATGA
- a CDS encoding four helix bundle protein, whose translation MRSAQSIPTNITKGMGRFSKKEFLQFLIISRGSVEGTKYHLILAKDLGYLEENIFKELKNNYSILGKKINSLISSIKSK comes from the coding sequence ATTAGATCTGCTCAATCCATCCCGACAAATATTACTAAAGGGATGGGAAGATTTTCTAAAAAAGAATTTTTACAATTCTTAATCATCTCTCGAGGCTCAGTGGAAGGAACAAAATACCATTTAATACTTGCCAAAGATTTGGGCTACTTAGAAGAGAATATATTCAAAGAACTTAAAAATAATTACTCCATATTGGGTAAAAAGATAAATTCATTAATATCATCAATAAAATCAAAATGA